One stretch of Bradyrhizobium canariense DNA includes these proteins:
- a CDS encoding OmpW/AlkL family protein, with product MKIKTRTAVSSLALAAGLLGFAAAGSAADLPAAAPYVKAPAVEAWNPWMIRLRALGVITRDSGSVDQVPGSGVKTSDAVIPELDISYFFTRNIAAELILGATRHDVTGTGVPATAGLDVGKAWLLPPTLTLQYHFTEFGAFKPYIGAGVNYTVFFSQSAGNAFNNAGTIVTSSDLHNTAAPVAQIGFDYMIDQHVGLNVDIKKIWLRPDWSGTLAGTLPVTGKVNLDPWLIGTGITYKF from the coding sequence ATGAAGATAAAAACAAGAACTGCGGTCTCGTCGCTCGCTTTGGCTGCCGGCCTGTTGGGATTTGCGGCAGCCGGCTCAGCGGCCGACCTGCCCGCTGCGGCACCCTACGTCAAGGCGCCGGCGGTCGAAGCCTGGAATCCCTGGATGATTCGTCTGCGCGCGCTTGGCGTCATCACGCGGGATTCGGGCTCGGTGGACCAGGTACCGGGATCGGGCGTGAAGACATCGGATGCGGTCATTCCGGAATTGGATATTTCCTACTTTTTCACGCGCAATATCGCAGCCGAACTTATTCTCGGTGCCACCCGTCATGACGTGACAGGTACCGGCGTTCCGGCAACGGCTGGCCTTGATGTCGGCAAAGCCTGGCTGCTTCCGCCGACGCTGACGCTGCAATATCACTTTACCGAGTTCGGCGCGTTCAAGCCCTATATCGGCGCGGGCGTGAACTATACGGTTTTCTTTAGCCAGTCGGCCGGCAACGCTTTCAATAATGCCGGCACGATCGTCACCTCCAGCGACCTGCACAATACGGCTGCTCCAGTTGCGCAGATCGGTTTCGACTACATGATCGACCAGCATGTCGGTCTGAACGTCGACATCAAAAAGATCTGGTTGCGCCCGGACTGGAGCGGCACGCTCGCAGGAACCTTGCCGGTCACCGGCAAGGTCAATCTCGACCCGTGGCTGATCGGAACCGGCATCACCTACAAGTTCTGA
- a CDS encoding tartrate dehydrogenase, translating to MSNAKKQYRIAVIPGDGIGKEVVPEGLRVLEAAAKKHGVAVHFDHFDFASYDYYEKHGEMMPEDWKEKIGKHDAIYFGAVGWPAKIPDHISLWGSLIKFRREFDQYVNLRPVRLMPGVPSPLANRKPGDIDFWVVRENTEGEYSSVGGRMFPDTDREFVTQQTVMTRIGVDRILKFAFELAQSRPKKHLTSATKSNGISITMPYWDERVEAMAKSYPKVKWDKYHIDILTANFVLHPDWFDVVVGSNLFGDILSDLGPACTGTIGIAPSGNINPEGNFPSVFEPVHGSAPDIAGQGIANPIGMIWSGAMMLEHLGEKTAAASIVAAIERTLGERTLRTRDLGGNADTTACGKAVAEMVE from the coding sequence ATGAGCAATGCAAAAAAGCAATACCGGATTGCGGTCATTCCCGGCGATGGCATCGGCAAGGAAGTGGTCCCGGAAGGGCTGCGGGTGCTGGAAGCGGCCGCAAAAAAGCATGGTGTTGCCGTGCATTTCGACCATTTCGACTTCGCCTCATACGACTACTACGAAAAGCACGGCGAGATGATGCCGGAGGACTGGAAGGAAAAAATCGGCAAGCACGATGCGATCTATTTCGGCGCGGTCGGCTGGCCCGCCAAAATTCCCGATCACATTTCCTTGTGGGGATCGCTGATCAAGTTCCGCCGGGAATTCGATCAGTACGTCAATCTTCGGCCGGTGCGGCTGATGCCGGGCGTGCCATCGCCGCTCGCCAATCGCAAACCCGGCGATATCGATTTTTGGGTGGTGCGCGAAAACACCGAGGGCGAGTATTCGTCGGTCGGAGGCCGGATGTTCCCGGATACCGACCGTGAATTCGTCACCCAGCAGACCGTGATGACGCGCATCGGCGTCGATCGCATCCTGAAGTTCGCGTTCGAACTGGCGCAGTCGCGGCCGAAGAAGCATCTGACCTCGGCGACGAAGTCCAACGGCATTTCCATCACCATGCCTTATTGGGACGAGCGCGTGGAGGCGATGGCGAAGAGCTATCCCAAGGTGAAGTGGGACAAATATCACATCGATATTCTGACCGCGAATTTCGTGCTGCACCCGGATTGGTTCGACGTCGTCGTCGGCTCGAACCTGTTCGGTGACATTCTCTCGGATCTCGGTCCCGCCTGCACCGGCACCATCGGCATCGCGCCGTCAGGCAATATCAATCCCGAAGGCAACTTCCCGTCGGTGTTCGAACCGGTGCACGGCTCGGCGCCCGATATCGCGGGGCAGGGCATCGCCAACCCGATCGGCATGATCTGGTCTGGCGCGATGATGCTGGAGCATCTCGGCGAGAAGACTGCCGCGGCCTCGATCGTGGCCGCGATCGAGCGCACGCTCGGCGAGCGCACGCTGCGCACGCGCGATCTCGGCGGCAACGCCGACACCACGGCCTGCGGCAAGGCGGTCGCCGAGATGGTGGAGTGA
- a CDS encoding SDR family oxidoreductase gives MDLHLRGKRVLITGASKGIGAAAAEAFAEEGCDLLLAARSGDQLKALTERLRSAHQIDASAHVVDLRKPEDIARLAQAASEIDILVNNAGDIPGGSIDKIDEATWRHAWELKVFGYINLTRAIYAQMKARGHGVIVNDIGAAGEKFDANYICGSAGNAALMAFTRALGGKSLADNIRVVGINPGPVGTDRHVTLLKTRAKNQFGDENRYKEFQKGLPLGRPAHAREIGDLMAFLASDRSGYTSGVIYTVDGGISAGWG, from the coding sequence ATGGATCTTCATTTGCGCGGCAAGCGCGTCCTGATCACCGGCGCGTCGAAGGGCATTGGCGCGGCCGCGGCCGAGGCCTTTGCCGAGGAAGGCTGCGATCTCCTGCTGGCTGCGCGCAGCGGCGATCAACTGAAAGCGCTTACCGAACGGCTGCGGTCGGCGCACCAGATCGACGCGTCAGCGCATGTCGTCGACCTGCGCAAACCCGAAGACATCGCCCGGCTCGCGCAAGCCGCCTCCGAGATCGATATCCTCGTCAACAATGCCGGCGACATTCCCGGCGGTTCGATCGACAAGATCGATGAAGCGACCTGGCGTCACGCCTGGGAGCTGAAGGTGTTCGGCTACATCAATCTCACGCGCGCCATCTACGCGCAGATGAAGGCGCGCGGACATGGCGTCATCGTCAATGATATCGGCGCCGCCGGCGAAAAATTCGATGCCAATTATATCTGCGGCAGCGCCGGCAATGCTGCGCTGATGGCGTTCACCCGCGCGCTCGGCGGCAAGAGCCTCGCCGACAATATCCGGGTCGTCGGCATCAATCCCGGCCCGGTCGGTACCGACCGCCATGTCACGCTGCTGAAGACCCGGGCGAAAAACCAGTTCGGCGACGAAAACCGCTACAAGGAGTTTCAAAAAGGTCTGCCGCTCGGCCGCCCCGCCCATGCGCGTGAGATCGGCGACCTCATGGCATTCCTTGCCTCCGACCGCTCCGGCTATACCTCGGGCGTGATCTACACCGTCGATGGTGGCATCAGCGCAGGCTGGGGTTAG
- a CDS encoding alpha/beta hydrolase — translation MTTPFDAPDWRKMSQEDRDLGLNNSMAVAGSTELVTGWEQRSGDVRKRHAGHLDLRYGPRERNRIDFLKAAENAPTLLFIHGGYWQHRSKEVFTIFAEGSMAHGINVALIGYTLAPDATLDQIVAEIHAGIDYLTGQLPALGAAASGIVVSGWSAGGHLTSMALSHPKVRAGMAISGIYDLEPIRHSYLNVKLGLDEAMSCRNSPIMQADGPMKPLSLVVGSAELPLLRKQTADFAGHRARYGLPVTYEEIPGADHFTIMHEMMAAKGRITTLIRQLVERI, via the coding sequence ATGACGACGCCGTTCGACGCGCCCGACTGGCGCAAAATGAGCCAGGAAGATCGCGACCTTGGCCTCAACAACAGCATGGCGGTGGCCGGAAGCACCGAACTGGTCACCGGCTGGGAGCAGCGTTCTGGCGATGTGCGCAAGCGGCACGCTGGCCATCTCGACCTCAGATATGGCCCGCGCGAGCGTAACCGGATTGATTTCCTGAAAGCCGCGGAGAACGCGCCGACGCTGTTGTTCATCCATGGCGGTTATTGGCAGCACCGATCGAAGGAGGTCTTCACGATCTTCGCCGAAGGTTCGATGGCGCATGGCATCAATGTCGCGCTGATCGGCTATACGTTGGCGCCGGACGCAACGCTCGACCAGATCGTTGCCGAGATCCACGCGGGCATCGATTATCTCACCGGACAATTGCCCGCGCTCGGCGCTGCGGCGAGCGGGATCGTGGTGTCCGGATGGTCGGCTGGCGGACATCTGACATCGATGGCGCTGTCGCATCCGAAGGTGAGGGCGGGAATGGCGATATCAGGCATCTACGATCTCGAGCCGATCCGCCACAGCTATCTCAACGTCAAGCTCGGGCTGGATGAGGCGATGTCGTGCCGCAATTCGCCGATCATGCAAGCCGATGGTCCAATGAAACCGCTGTCACTGGTCGTCGGCAGCGCGGAGTTGCCACTGTTGCGCAAACAGACCGCCGATTTCGCCGGTCATCGCGCCAGATACGGTTTGCCCGTGACCTATGAGGAGATCCCCGGTGCCGATCATTTCACCATCATGCATGAAATGATGGCGGCGAAGGGGAGGATTACGACGCTGATCCGGCAGTTGGTGGAGCGGATTTAA
- a CDS encoding amidase, translating into MADQGLVRETACAVVDKLNSGEVTPLDLLDVLEKRIAEVDDRVNALPTLCFDRARAHAKTLMKKPAGDRGLLAGLPIPIKDLTNVEGVLTTQGSPIYRNNVPARSDILVEHLENNGGIIYAKSNTPEFGAGANTFNEVFGATRNPWDTSRSAAGSSGGAAVALATGTAWLAHGSDMGGSLRNPASFCGVVGMRPSIGRVAHSPAFKIDRNLTVHGPMARNVEDLALLLDAMSGEHPADPLSLPLLPTSFLSAARSGKKPKRIAYSPDLGITPVDPEVAAITRKAAERFAEAGAIVEEAHPDLREAHECFHVLRAFDFAISKAALLRSKRDQLKPEVIWNIEEGLKLTVEQIERAEAQRVAMSARTLEFFNTYDLLLAPATIVPPFPVENRYVAECAGKKFDNYVEWLGIVYAITLVCCPALSLPCGFTASGLPVGLQVVAPPRGDAQLLAGAKVLEDILGVRGTTPIDPRAPK; encoded by the coding sequence GTGGCAGATCAGGGATTGGTTCGGGAAACGGCGTGTGCCGTCGTCGACAAACTGAATTCGGGCGAAGTCACGCCGCTCGATCTGCTCGACGTGCTGGAAAAGCGGATCGCGGAAGTCGACGACAGGGTCAACGCGCTGCCGACATTGTGCTTCGACCGCGCCCGTGCGCACGCCAAAACCTTGATGAAAAAACCTGCCGGCGATCGCGGCCTGCTCGCGGGCCTGCCGATCCCGATCAAGGATCTGACCAATGTCGAGGGCGTGCTGACAACACAGGGTTCTCCGATCTACCGGAATAACGTTCCGGCACGCTCGGACATTCTGGTCGAACATCTCGAAAACAATGGCGGCATTATTTACGCCAAATCGAATACGCCGGAGTTCGGCGCCGGCGCCAACACCTTCAACGAAGTCTTTGGCGCAACGCGCAACCCCTGGGACACGTCACGATCCGCGGCCGGCTCTTCGGGCGGCGCAGCCGTGGCGCTCGCAACCGGCACGGCGTGGCTCGCCCACGGCTCCGACATGGGCGGTTCGCTGCGCAACCCCGCGAGTTTCTGCGGCGTCGTCGGCATGCGGCCGAGCATCGGCCGGGTCGCGCATAGCCCCGCCTTCAAGATCGATCGCAATCTGACGGTGCACGGCCCAATGGCCCGCAATGTCGAGGATCTTGCGCTATTGCTCGATGCGATGAGCGGCGAACATCCGGCCGACCCGTTGTCGCTGCCATTGTTGCCGACGTCCTTCCTGTCGGCCGCGCGATCCGGAAAGAAGCCAAAACGCATCGCCTATTCGCCCGATCTCGGCATCACGCCGGTTGACCCTGAAGTCGCCGCCATCACCCGCAAGGCCGCGGAGCGTTTCGCCGAGGCCGGCGCGATCGTGGAAGAAGCGCATCCCGACCTGCGCGAGGCCCACGAATGTTTCCATGTGCTGCGCGCCTTTGATTTCGCGATCAGCAAGGCGGCCCTGCTGCGCAGCAAACGTGACCAGCTCAAGCCCGAGGTGATCTGGAATATCGAGGAAGGCCTCAAGCTGACGGTCGAGCAGATCGAGCGCGCGGAAGCGCAGCGGGTCGCGATGAGCGCACGCACGCTCGAATTCTTCAACACCTATGATCTCTTGCTCGCACCCGCGACCATCGTCCCTCCATTCCCCGTCGAAAACCGCTACGTCGCCGAATGCGCCGGCAAGAAGTTCGACAATTATGTCGAATGGCTCGGCATCGTCTACGCGATCACGCTGGTGTGCTGCCCGGCATTGTCATTGCCGTGCGGCTTCACCGCTTCAGGCCTGCCGGTCGGACTCCAGGTGGTGGCGCCGCCGCGTGGCGACGCACAGCTTCTCGCCGGCGCAAAGGTGCTGGAAGACATTCTGGGCGTGCGTGGCACGACGCCGATTGATCCGAGGGCGCCAAAGTAA
- a CDS encoding TetR/AcrR family transcriptional regulator yields MSPQPARKSLNAYHHGDLRDALVRAALQEAERGGPEAISIKALAKNLGVSQPAPYRHFADREALLAAVTAEAFRQFNAVLRESVSRPSKRSKLSRIARATLEFGLRRNGIYRLMFASRTMACASKDSELHTAASETFELLLEAMEAPAVGLLRERHALIIWAALHGVVMLAEQGLLTGQAANVSREELVEDIVEQTKLALSAAIKAAGAARP; encoded by the coding sequence ATGTCGCCTCAACCCGCCCGCAAATCGCTCAATGCCTACCACCACGGAGATCTCCGGGATGCTCTGGTTCGGGCCGCGCTCCAGGAAGCGGAGCGAGGGGGACCGGAAGCCATCAGCATCAAGGCCTTAGCGAAGAATCTTGGTGTTTCACAACCGGCACCGTACCGGCATTTCGCCGACCGCGAGGCCTTGCTTGCGGCGGTTACTGCTGAGGCGTTCCGCCAGTTCAACGCAGTCCTTCGCGAGTCCGTCAGCAGGCCATCGAAGCGCTCAAAGTTGTCACGTATCGCGCGCGCCACCTTGGAGTTCGGTCTTCGCCGCAACGGAATCTACCGCTTGATGTTTGCTTCCCGAACCATGGCCTGTGCGTCAAAAGACAGCGAACTTCATACTGCGGCATCGGAAACTTTCGAGCTCCTCCTCGAGGCTATGGAAGCTCCGGCGGTCGGGTTGTTACGCGAACGGCACGCCCTGATCATCTGGGCCGCGTTACACGGGGTAGTGATGTTGGCGGAGCAGGGGCTGCTCACCGGACAGGCTGCCAACGTCAGCCGAGAGGAACTGGTCGAGGATATCGTAGAACAGACCAAATTGGCGCTGTCGGCTGCAATCAAAGCGGCCGGGGCCGCGCGTCCATGA
- a CDS encoding ferredoxin: MPGKLKIHVDQDKCQGHARCKSLAPELFELDEFGNAHEVGDGTVPAGLEDKAWLAQTNCPEIAIEVTEE, from the coding sequence ATGCCAGGAAAGCTCAAAATACACGTCGACCAGGACAAGTGTCAGGGACATGCGCGTTGCAAGTCGCTGGCGCCCGAGCTGTTCGAACTCGATGAATTCGGCAACGCGCACGAAGTGGGCGATGGCACGGTGCCAGCAGGACTGGAAGACAAGGCGTGGCTCGCCCAGACCAATTGTCCGGAGATCGCGATCGAAGTGACTGAGGAATAG
- a CDS encoding cytochrome P450, whose product MSDSTSATPEHPPVSDWVHDFDHTDPRWTENPFPIWEQLRSESPVVHTNRFLGCYLPTTYEAVKEIAYDTEHFSSRRVIVRDIRPKITNTAPPITSDPPEHKPAKQLLLPPFTPDAMKKLEPRVRAICNELIDEFIADGKCDAAARYTRHIPVRAIAHMLGIPEQDGDLFIKWIHEILELGIKDDDVLMRAVHEMTAYFAGHIEHRKQNPTDDLISTLMNARDKDGQPLSDMHVLGSLRLLLIAGIDTTWSAIGSSLWHLAKTPADRARLIAEPALMPTAIEELLRAYAPVTMAREVMKETVISGCPVKPGNMVLLSFPAANRDPAMFQDADKVVIDRKENRHAAFGLGIHRCVGSNLARMEMTVAIEEWLKRIPDFRLDPAGQVAWSEGTVRGPRRLPILFGNAG is encoded by the coding sequence ATGTCCGATTCCACGAGCGCAACGCCCGAACATCCCCCGGTCAGCGATTGGGTTCACGATTTCGATCACACCGATCCACGCTGGACCGAGAATCCGTTTCCGATCTGGGAGCAACTGCGGTCAGAATCGCCTGTCGTCCACACCAACCGTTTCCTGGGCTGCTACCTGCCGACCACCTATGAGGCGGTCAAGGAGATCGCCTACGACACCGAGCATTTCTCCTCGCGCCGCGTGATCGTGCGCGACATCCGGCCCAAAATCACCAATACGGCGCCGCCGATCACTTCCGACCCGCCCGAGCACAAGCCCGCCAAGCAATTGCTGCTGCCGCCGTTCACGCCCGACGCCATGAAAAAGCTGGAGCCGCGGGTACGTGCCATCTGCAACGAGTTGATCGACGAATTTATCGCGGACGGGAAATGCGACGCCGCGGCGCGCTATACCCGGCACATTCCGGTTCGCGCGATCGCCCATATGCTCGGGATTCCAGAGCAGGACGGCGACCTCTTCATCAAATGGATTCACGAGATCCTGGAGCTTGGCATCAAGGACGACGATGTCTTGATGCGGGCGGTCCACGAGATGACCGCCTACTTCGCCGGTCATATCGAACATCGCAAGCAAAACCCGACCGACGACCTGATCTCGACGCTGATGAATGCCCGGGACAAGGATGGCCAGCCGCTATCCGACATGCACGTGCTGGGTTCGCTGCGGCTGCTTTTGATCGCCGGCATCGACACCACCTGGAGCGCCATCGGCTCCTCGCTGTGGCATCTGGCAAAGACGCCGGCGGATCGCGCACGCCTGATCGCGGAGCCGGCATTGATGCCGACCGCCATCGAGGAATTGCTGCGCGCTTACGCGCCGGTGACGATGGCCCGCGAGGTGATGAAGGAAACGGTCATCAGCGGCTGCCCGGTCAAGCCGGGCAACATGGTGCTGCTGTCGTTTCCGGCCGCCAATCGCGATCCCGCGATGTTTCAGGATGCTGACAAGGTCGTGATCGATCGTAAGGAAAACCGCCATGCCGCGTTCGGCCTGGGGATTCACCGCTGCGTCGGCTCCAACCTCGCCCGCATGGAAATGACGGTTGCGATCGAGGAATGGCTGAAGCGCATTCCGGATTTCCGGCTGGATCCGGCCGGTCAGGTTGCCTGGTCGGAAGGCACCGTGCGCGGACCGCGGCGACTGCCGATCTTGTTTGGAAACGCCGGCTGA
- a CDS encoding sulfite oxidase-like oxidoreductase codes for MTDDNDQPPTSKLTRSKERWAREGRFLTGKTARPEEQRLPPGQHLTRDWPVLDLGLMPRISRERWRLDVYGAVANSIFWNWAEFTAQPQAQFLSDIHCVTTWSRYDNRWEGLATRDLLMACQPRDEARFVVLHSHDGYTTNLALEDFAAEDALLAHSWSGQPLEEEHGGPVRLVVPHLYFWKSAKWLQSIEFLGEDAPGYWEVRGYHHRGDPWQEQRYSGD; via the coding sequence ATGACCGACGACAACGACCAGCCTCCGACCAGCAAGCTCACGCGCAGCAAGGAACGCTGGGCGCGCGAGGGCCGCTTCCTCACCGGCAAGACCGCCCGGCCGGAAGAGCAACGCTTGCCGCCGGGACAGCATCTGACCCGGGACTGGCCCGTCCTTGACCTCGGCCTGATGCCGCGCATTTCGCGCGAGCGCTGGCGCCTCGACGTGTATGGCGCGGTTGCCAATTCCATCTTCTGGAATTGGGCTGAGTTCACCGCGCAGCCGCAGGCGCAATTCCTGTCCGACATTCATTGCGTCACCACATGGTCGCGCTACGATAATCGATGGGAAGGATTGGCAACCCGCGATCTGCTGATGGCCTGCCAGCCGCGCGACGAAGCACGGTTCGTCGTGCTGCACTCTCATGACGGCTATACCACCAATCTTGCCCTGGAAGATTTTGCCGCCGAAGACGCCCTGCTCGCCCATAGCTGGTCCGGCCAACCGCTCGAAGAAGAGCACGGCGGCCCGGTGCGGCTGGTAGTGCCGCATCTTTATTTCTGGAAAAGCGCCAAATGGCTGCAGAGCATCGAATTCCTCGGTGAAGATGCGCCAGGCTATTGGGAAGTTCGCGGCTATCATCACCGCGGCGATCCGTGGCAGGAACAACGTTATTCCGGCGACTGA
- a CDS encoding bifunctional alpha/beta hydrolase/OsmC family protein: MPHERFQFTGSEGQQLAAALDTPDGAIHAYALFAHCFTCGKDVLAAKRIAVALAAKGIAVLRFDFTGLGSSEGDFANSTFSSNVADLVRAADHLRQTRKAPAILIGHSLGGAAILAAAEHIPDAKAVVTIAAPSDPAHVTSLFKDSVEDIRKLGTVEVSLAGRPFRIKREFLDDIAEHGLMAHVAKLHKALLIMHAPADDTVSIDNATKIFVTAKHPKSFVSLADSDHLLTGKRDAAYVADVIAAWAERYIDPVTTEAAADLGEAPRNVVVRETRNGKFQQTVTVGPHQMLADEPVAAGGEDSGAGPYDFVLAGLGACTSMTMRLYADRKSLPLERTTVTLMHSKIYAEDCAECETKAGMLDQIERVITMEGPLDAEQRKKLMEIADKCPVHRTLTSEIHIVTKAAD; encoded by the coding sequence GTGCCGCATGAACGCTTTCAATTCACGGGCTCGGAAGGCCAGCAACTGGCCGCGGCTCTGGATACGCCGGACGGCGCCATTCATGCTTACGCGCTGTTCGCCCACTGCTTCACCTGTGGCAAGGACGTGCTCGCTGCCAAGCGCATCGCCGTCGCCCTGGCTGCAAAAGGCATCGCGGTGCTGCGGTTCGACTTCACCGGCCTTGGTTCCAGCGAGGGCGATTTCGCCAATTCGACATTTTCATCGAACGTCGCCGATCTCGTCCGCGCGGCCGATCATCTGCGGCAGACCCGCAAGGCGCCGGCGATCCTGATCGGTCACAGCCTTGGCGGCGCCGCGATCCTGGCAGCCGCAGAGCACATTCCAGATGCCAAGGCGGTCGTCACCATCGCCGCTCCTTCCGATCCCGCGCACGTCACCAGCTTGTTCAAGGATAGCGTCGAGGACATCCGCAAGCTTGGAACGGTGGAAGTCTCACTCGCCGGGCGGCCGTTCAGGATCAAGCGCGAATTTCTTGACGACATCGCCGAGCATGGCCTGATGGCGCATGTCGCAAAGCTGCACAAGGCGCTGCTGATCATGCATGCGCCAGCCGACGACACCGTCAGTATCGACAACGCGACCAAAATTTTCGTCACGGCCAAACATCCCAAGAGCTTTGTCTCGCTGGCCGACTCCGATCATTTGCTGACCGGCAAACGAGACGCGGCCTATGTCGCCGATGTCATTGCCGCCTGGGCGGAGCGTTATATCGATCCCGTTACGACGGAAGCGGCAGCCGACCTCGGCGAAGCGCCGCGCAATGTCGTCGTACGCGAGACCCGCAACGGCAAGTTCCAGCAGACGGTCACCGTGGGACCGCATCAGATGCTGGCCGACGAGCCCGTTGCGGCCGGCGGCGAGGACAGCGGCGCCGGGCCTTATGACTTCGTGCTGGCCGGCCTCGGTGCCTGCACATCGATGACCATGCGCCTGTATGCCGACCGCAAGTCGCTGCCGCTCGAGCGCACAACAGTGACGCTGATGCACAGCAAGATTTATGCAGAAGATTGCGCAGAGTGCGAAACCAAGGCCGGCATGCTCGACCAGATCGAGCGGGTCATCACCATGGAAGGTCCGCTCGACGCCGAACAGCGAAAGAAACTGATGGAAATCGCCGACAAATGTCCGGTGCACCGCACCCTGACATCGGAGATTCATATCGTGACCAAAGCGGCGGATTGA
- a CDS encoding fatty acid desaturase family protein, with product MPAVARVDPKTVFSAQEWSRLTSRSSLRGMWLVAHAWGTIAAAIALVALWPNPLTWLIAVMIVGTRQLGLAILMHEAAHGGLHSNKAINEWVGQWLCAVPVGADLGSYRSYHLQHHKFTQQPEDPDLSLSAPFPITKDSYTRKAIRDLTGQTFVKQRLPLFLSLFRRDDRDAPVSHESFVSTGRDKMVRFLGLNALLFALFWLAGTGIWYWAVWLVAMATWLSLVTRIRNIAEHACTSTGEDPFSHARTTLANPIERLLIAPYWVNYHAEHHLFMYLPCYRLPEAHRLLVEKGLIQRMEVRPGYLDVMRLATSSQQT from the coding sequence ATGCCTGCAGTGGCGCGCGTCGATCCGAAAACCGTTTTTTCAGCGCAGGAATGGAGCCGGTTGACGTCCCGCAGCTCGCTGCGGGGCATGTGGCTCGTGGCGCATGCCTGGGGCACCATTGCCGCGGCCATCGCGCTCGTCGCGCTGTGGCCGAATCCGCTGACATGGCTGATCGCCGTGATGATTGTCGGCACGCGGCAGCTCGGGCTCGCGATCCTGATGCATGAAGCAGCCCATGGCGGGCTTCACAGCAACAAGGCCATCAACGAATGGGTTGGCCAATGGCTGTGCGCGGTGCCCGTGGGCGCCGATCTCGGCAGCTATCGCTCCTATCATCTGCAGCACCACAAATTTACGCAGCAGCCGGAGGATCCCGATCTGTCATTGTCGGCGCCGTTCCCGATCACCAAAGACAGCTACACGCGCAAGGCGATCCGCGATCTGACCGGGCAGACATTCGTGAAACAGCGGCTGCCATTGTTCCTCTCGCTGTTCAGGCGCGACGACAGGGATGCGCCGGTCTCCCATGAGAGCTTCGTGTCAACCGGCCGCGACAAGATGGTTCGTTTTCTCGGGCTCAACGCCCTGCTGTTCGCGCTGTTCTGGCTGGCGGGCACGGGTATCTGGTATTGGGCGGTGTGGCTTGTTGCGATGGCGACGTGGCTATCGCTGGTCACGCGTATCAGAAACATCGCCGAACACGCCTGCACCTCCACCGGCGAAGACCCGTTCAGTCACGCCCGCACGACGCTCGCCAACCCGATCGAGCGGCTGTTGATCGCGCCCTATTGGGTGAACTATCACGCCGAGCATCATCTTTTCATGTATCTGCCATGCTACCGGCTTCCCGAAGCGCATCGGCTGCTGGTCGAGAAAGGCTTGATCCAGCGGATGGAAGTGCGCCCCGGATATCTCGACGTGATGCGGCTGGCGACGTCGAGCCAGCAAACCTGA